TGTATTGATGGCGATTTCAACCACGTATGGAAAGTATCTATGAATGCCCGGACAATTGAGACTTTCTCCGGTTTCGACTCGGACAGATCAATGCAGCTCGATGAGAATGGTATTACAGTTAAAGATTTAAGGCTCTGGTTGTAATTCCTTTGTACTCATGCCCACAAATCAACCAAAGGTACTTCCAGCTCCGGGCAGGATAAAGCCTCTGTCATTTCACCCCTGCCCTCAGTATAATCGAAGAGCTGATCTTCAGAGAACAGCTATAAGACATTCGTATATCTTTTGTATACTGTAATTTGTGGGGTAGGATATTTCAAGGGTTCAAAATCAACTCATCAGGAGGAATAGCATGTTAACACGAAAGTGTCGATCTTTCAGAAGTTCATCGACAAAAGGAGGACGCGTTGTCGTGATCGCGTTCACAGCCCTGCTCCTGAGCGGGTTTGGATTGATCCCGATTATGCAGGGTGAAGCTGCCGCGCAGAATCTCGATTATACGCAGCCATTCGTTCATGACATACAGATGCCATCACCGGATAACATGGGTCCCGATGTATACCTGGAAGCCCCCGGTGTTCTTTCATCTCCTCCGGACAATCCTGAAGTCGGAGATTCATGGTATTGGTGGCTCTGGGTTCACGATCCAATGCCGCCCCATTACGTATATGAATCATGTACGGTTCGCGGGAAGAGCGACCGGGGCTACGTGGTGGTCAGAGACTCCGAGTGGAACGTCTCCATAAATCAGGCCGAAGTCGATATAATTATGGAGCGCTGGGAAAACACCAGTCCCGGTCCGTATCCGAATCAGGGAGTTTACGAAATCGACAGCATCGCTTTCGGAACACCGCCGGATGAAATGGACGAAGATCCGCGGATCTATCTGATGTGGTTCGATTTTGTAATCTCAGCTGACGGATTCTTCTTCTGGTTCGATCAGTATCCGGAGGGCCAAAATCCCCCAAATCACAGCAACGAGTGTGAGGTACTATATCTCAGCACCGGGAGTTCGGGAGGCGGTCCCGGCAGTGACTACATGCTCGCTGTAGCTGCCCATGAATTTCAGCATATGATTCACTGGAAATACGATGATGATGAAGTAACCTGGGTGAACGAGAGCTTATCCGAACTGGCGATGTGGCTCTACGGAAATCCGGATAATATTTCTATGTTCAACAGCAATCCGGATAACAACCTGACCGAATGGGACGCAACCTGGGCCGATTACATTCAAACCTATCTATGGGCGCTATACTTCTACGAACAGTATGGTGGACATGAAACCACATACGCACTGGTTCACGAACCATTGAACTCAATTGCGGGATACGAAGCAGTACTGGATGATTTCGGTTATTCTGAAAACTTTGCCGATATCTTCGCAGATTGGGCTGTTGCTAACTTCCTCGATGACACAACCATTGAAGACGGGCGTTTCGGGTATGAGGGTGATGACCTGCCCCCTTTCAATGTATCTGGAACTTATTCGACTTATCCTGTTTCCGATATTTATAAAACTGTGAACCATTGGGCTGCCGACTACTACCGTTTTCAGGATTTCGATGGCTTCCAAACTCTTCTGCTGTCATTCGATGGGAATGACAGCAATGCTTACGCCGTATGGGCTCTCGCGCAGTACGGAAACGGCACCACAGAGGTTCTTCGTATGACGCTGGAAGAAAGCTCGCAGACCGGAGAGATTAACGTTATGGATCTGACCGATCCGAATGACGTTGTTATCCTTGTTGTAGCATCCACATCCAGCACAGGGGGAACCGGATACTACTTCAGCGCAGACGCCAATGTCGGGATTGAGGACGATGTCGTTATTATACCACCGGTTCTTCAACTGCAGGCTATACCGAATCCGTTCAGCACCTCTGTGATTCTGCAATTGAATTTTGCAGGGATTTCGATGATTGAAAATCCGGAGATTGAGATCTATGACATGCATGGCCGCATGATTAACAGACTCAGCGCAACGTTGACGAGTGAGAATGAAGCAACGCTTATCTGGAATGGTCATTTGGAAGATGGCAGTCCGGCAAATCCCGGGCTTTACTATGCAAGAATCGATGCAGGTTCAACCCGAGGTGTGGTAAAACTGCTTTACCTGCCCTGATTAAACCTGGTTCCGCAAATTCACAAATTCCGGGGACTACTGTCCCCGGAATAATCATCGCTGCAACTCTGTAGAGTTTCTTCAAAAACCGATGGAGGCTATTATGTCTGTTGATCGTAACATTGAAGCAGAAAAAGGCAACCGGAAACACTGGGACGAACTGGCTGATGTGCATAGTCGCTCATATAACCTTGATCCTCTCTTCAACGGAGGACATGTGCTGGACGATATTCAACTCGGAGAAGTCGGCGATGTCAAGGGGAAATCTCTGCTCCATCTGCAATGCCATATAGGTTCTGATACGCTCTCCTGGGCTCGTCTAGGAGCTGAAGTAACCGGAGTTGACATATCCCCGCTTTCTCTTCGCAGCGCAAGGGAAATATCAGAGCGTACTGGTCTGAAGGGTCGATTCATCGAATCAAGTCTTTTCGATCTGCCGGAACACCTGAACGAGAAATT
The Candidatus Aegiribacteria sp. genome window above contains:
- a CDS encoding T9SS type A sorting domain-containing protein; translated protein: MLTRKCRSFRSSSTKGGRVVVIAFTALLLSGFGLIPIMQGEAAAQNLDYTQPFVHDIQMPSPDNMGPDVYLEAPGVLSSPPDNPEVGDSWYWWLWVHDPMPPHYVYESCTVRGKSDRGYVVVRDSEWNVSINQAEVDIIMERWENTSPGPYPNQGVYEIDSIAFGTPPDEMDEDPRIYLMWFDFVISADGFFFWFDQYPEGQNPPNHSNECEVLYLSTGSSGGGPGSDYMLAVAAHEFQHMIHWKYDDDEVTWVNESLSELAMWLYGNPDNISMFNSNPDNNLTEWDATWADYIQTYLWALYFYEQYGGHETTYALVHEPLNSIAGYEAVLDDFGYSENFADIFADWAVANFLDDTTIEDGRFGYEGDDLPPFNVSGTYSTYPVSDIYKTVNHWAADYYRFQDFDGFQTLLLSFDGNDSNAYAVWALAQYGNGTTEVLRMTLEESSQTGEINVMDLTDPNDVVILVVASTSSTGGTGYYFSADANVGIEDDVVIIPPVLQLQAIPNPFSTSVILQLNFAGISMIENPEIEIYDMHGRMINRLSATLTSENEATLIWNGHLEDGSPANPGLYYARIDAGSTRGVVKLLYLP